The following proteins are encoded in a genomic region of Dyadobacter sp. UC 10:
- a CDS encoding response regulator codes for MDKREVYLVDDSADQRLLIRTIFKEFLPNYHVRFFQGAAELYQFMVLQSSPEYSGRHPGLIILDLHMPNINGYDLLRLVRKTPDNQYTMWSTLPIIILTNSSSDQDIQKCYSAGANSFIVKPVEFEELRFLIETVCHYWIDYNSQPMPARKENII; via the coding sequence ATGGACAAACGTGAAGTGTACCTGGTCGACGATTCAGCGGATCAACGACTTTTAATCCGCACTATTTTCAAAGAATTTTTACCTAATTACCATGTCCGTTTTTTTCAGGGAGCCGCTGAACTTTACCAGTTCATGGTTCTGCAATCATCTCCCGAATATTCTGGCAGGCATCCAGGTTTGATTATTCTGGATTTACATATGCCTAACATTAACGGCTATGATCTATTACGCCTTGTTCGAAAAACCCCGGATAACCAGTATACAATGTGGTCAACCCTGCCGATCATTATCCTCACAAACAGTTCCTCGGACCAGGATATTCAGAAATGCTATTCAGCCGGAGCCAACTCGTTTATAGTTAAACCGGTAGAATTTGAAGAGCTTCGGTTCCTGATCGAGACGGTCTGTCACTACTGGATAGATTACAATTCCCAGCCCATGCCGGCGAGAAAAGAGAACATCATTTAA
- a CDS encoding DUF3592 domain-containing protein produces MEDTDRAIGATIILICMVAYSIYSTFRKRRREERKKKILKEGVEANATVLKIEPTGEYLNNQPEFQVKVKVQSAQGKEFVAEMTEVLSYSRYEVIRQGSSVLVKYDPEYVRRAILCN; encoded by the coding sequence GTGGAAGACACTGACAGGGCAATTGGCGCCACCATTATACTGATCTGCATGGTTGCGTACTCCATTTATTCCACTTTCCGCAAAAGACGCAGGGAAGAGAGAAAAAAGAAAATCCTCAAAGAAGGCGTGGAAGCTAATGCAACTGTATTGAAAATCGAACCTACCGGTGAGTACCTTAACAATCAGCCGGAGTTTCAGGTAAAAGTAAAAGTACAGTCTGCGCAAGGAAAAGAATTTGTGGCCGAAATGACCGAGGTACTGTCTTATTCCAGATACGAAGTGATACGGCAGGGAAGCAGTGTATTGGTAAAATATGATCCTGAATATGTCAGGAGGGCAATTCTTTGCAATTAA